In Desulfovibrio sp. UCD-KL4C, a single genomic region encodes these proteins:
- a CDS encoding Mrp/NBP35 family ATP-binding protein — translation MSSSCGSCSSGQKDGDKTSAAHALQNELISSTLKRIKYKIFVMSGKGGVGKSSVAVNIAAALADKGFKVGILDVDIHGPSVPHLLGITGQLEVERGNLVVPKKVNENLHVVSMESLLKDPDQAVLWRGPMKTSAIRQFISDVQWGDLDFLVIDSPPGTGDEPMTVLKTIPESLAVVVTTPQEISLADVRKAINFLQYAKANIMGVVENMSGLICPHCKEHIDLFKKGGGEQLAEKYGLPFLGAIPLDPTAVVAADLGKPVVLLEEDSPAKTAFRDVADKIAKAAESSLEIASSTHI, via the coding sequence ATGAGTTCATCATGTGGGTCCTGTTCATCAGGACAGAAAGACGGCGATAAAACAAGCGCCGCCCATGCTCTTCAGAATGAGTTAATTTCTTCTACCCTGAAGAGAATTAAATACAAAATTTTTGTTATGAGCGGTAAAGGCGGAGTCGGCAAAAGTTCTGTTGCAGTCAATATTGCTGCAGCTCTTGCGGACAAAGGCTTTAAAGTCGGTATTTTGGATGTTGATATTCACGGTCCAAGCGTTCCTCATTTACTTGGAATTACCGGACAGCTAGAAGTTGAACGTGGAAATCTGGTTGTTCCTAAGAAAGTGAATGAAAATCTTCATGTTGTTTCCATGGAATCATTGCTTAAGGATCCTGATCAGGCTGTTCTTTGGCGTGGGCCTATGAAAACTTCCGCTATCAGACAGTTTATTTCTGACGTTCAGTGGGGCGATTTAGATTTTCTGGTCATCGATTCCCCTCCGGGAACAGGTGATGAGCCAATGACAGTTCTTAAGACTATTCCTGAGTCTTTAGCTGTCGTTGTAACAACTCCACAGGAAATATCTCTTGCGGATGTCCGTAAGGCTATTAATTTTCTTCAGTACGCTAAGGCTAATATTATGGGCGTTGTAGAAAATATGAGTGGTCTTATCTGTCCCCATTGCAAAGAGCATATAGATCTGTTTAAAAAGGGTGGCGGAGAGCAGCTTGCTGAAAAATATGGATTGCCATTCTTAGGTGCAATTCCTTTAGATCCTACAGCCGTTGTTGCTGCTGATCTTGGTAAGCCGGTTGTTCTGCTTGAGGAAGATTCCCCTGCTAAAACCGCATTTAGAGATGTTGCGGATAAAATAGCAAAAGCTGCAGAAAGCAGCTTGGAAATTGCTTCTAGCACTCACATCTAG
- the pgsA gene encoding CDP-diacylglycerol--glycerol-3-phosphate 3-phosphatidyltransferase, producing MFNLANSLTLGRIFTVPVIVVLLYFPNQVTMFLAALMFFIASLTDIFDGIIARRQNQVTSLGKFLDPLADKLLISSILIMLTQLGYVAGWISVVIICRELIITGLRAIAMDMGLVLAADKFGKMKTMAQSLALGPLLLHYSYFGVDMHALGTWILYLALALTVFSGGNYMYNLYKIWLTSE from the coding sequence ATGTTCAATCTTGCTAATTCCCTGACTCTTGGACGTATTTTTACTGTACCAGTTATAGTGGTCCTTCTTTACTTCCCTAATCAGGTGACGATGTTTCTTGCAGCTTTAATGTTTTTTATAGCATCGCTGACTGATATTTTTGACGGCATAATCGCACGCCGGCAAAATCAGGTAACATCACTGGGTAAATTTTTAGATCCATTAGCGGATAAGCTTTTGATCAGTTCTATTTTAATTATGCTTACACAGCTTGGTTATGTAGCTGGCTGGATAAGTGTGGTCATTATTTGCCGGGAACTTATCATAACAGGGCTGAGAGCTATTGCTATGGATATGGGACTGGTGCTTGCCGCTGATAAATTCGGTAAGATGAAAACTATGGCGCAAAGTCTGGCTCTAGGCCCACTTTTGTTGCATTATTCTTATTTCGGAGTGGATATGCATGCCCTTGGAACATGGATTTTATATCTAGCATTAGCACTGACTGTCTTTTCCGGTGGTAATTATATGTACAATTTGTATAAAATTTGGTTAACTAGCGAATAA
- a CDS encoding septum formation initiator family protein — protein sequence MINIILILRLGFSEQGYFGYRELDQKVQELELKIENADNRTLELSREIRRLKSDKAYQEKIIRNRMNYVKKNELLYIFPESGELKPQGETTDAKQN from the coding sequence TTGATAAATATTATTTTAATTTTACGTCTCGGTTTTAGCGAGCAAGGATATTTTGGGTACCGTGAGCTTGATCAAAAAGTACAGGAACTCGAATTAAAAATTGAAAATGCTGACAATCGTACCCTTGAATTAAGCAGAGAAATCAGACGTTTAAAGTCTGATAAAGCTTATCAAGAGAAAATTATCCGTAACCGTATGAATTATGTTAAAAAAAATGAATTGTTGTATATTTTCCCCGAAAGCGGGGAGCTAAAGCCACAGGGAGAAACTACAGATGCAAAGCAAAATTGA
- the fbp gene encoding class 1 fructose-bisphosphatase — translation MTQQITVTEHLLLHQKQIPGATGQFTHLFNELVLSAKIISRDVSKAGLVDVLGFTGEINVQGEEVKKLDEFANRILIHRMARSGVLCAMASEENADVIDIPHGLPQGSYIIIFDPLDGSSNIDVNVNIGTIFSIYRRKSKIGTPVQSSDVLQCCAEQVAAGYVLYGSSTMLVFTTGDGVHGFTLDPGVGEFLLSHPNMKIPERGKIYSVNEGYWPYWDDATKKVVNHFKSTNNINGHPYSLRYIGSLVADFHRNLIYGGVFMYPADHRDPHKPVGKLRLMCEAAPMAMLIEQAGGMATDGTKRILDIVPHELHQRVPLFIGSKHEVSVIRDIYEEQNG, via the coding sequence ATGACCCAGCAGATAACAGTCACTGAACACCTTTTACTGCATCAAAAGCAGATTCCTGGTGCGACAGGACAGTTTACGCATCTTTTTAATGAGCTAGTTCTTTCGGCCAAAATTATATCACGAGACGTTAGTAAAGCCGGCCTTGTTGATGTTTTGGGATTTACCGGAGAAATAAATGTTCAAGGTGAAGAAGTTAAAAAACTCGACGAGTTTGCCAATAGAATTTTAATTCATCGCATGGCACGGTCCGGAGTTCTGTGTGCAATGGCATCAGAAGAAAATGCCGATGTCATTGATATTCCGCACGGCCTGCCTCAAGGAAGCTATATAATAATTTTTGATCCTCTTGATGGTTCTTCAAATATTGATGTTAATGTTAATATAGGAACTATTTTTTCAATTTACCGCCGTAAAAGTAAGATTGGGACTCCTGTTCAATCTTCTGATGTGCTTCAGTGTTGTGCAGAGCAGGTCGCAGCTGGTTATGTGTTGTACGGTTCATCAACCATGCTTGTTTTTACAACCGGAGACGGAGTTCATGGTTTTACCCTTGACCCGGGTGTCGGTGAATTTTTACTTTCGCATCCGAATATGAAAATTCCGGAAAGAGGAAAAATTTATTCTGTGAATGAAGGTTACTGGCCATATTGGGATGACGCGACTAAGAAAGTCGTTAATCATTTCAAATCTACTAATAATATTAACGGACACCCATACAGTTTGCGTTACATCGGTTCCTTAGTGGCCGATTTTCATCGTAATCTCATTTATGGCGGCGTATTTATGTATCCTGCTGACCATAGGGACCCACATAAGCCCGTAGGTAAACTCAGGTTAATGTGTGAAGCTGCTCCTATGGCAATGCTGATTGAGCAGGCCGGAGGTATGGCTACAGATGGCACAAAACGCATTCTTGATATTGTTCCTCATGAACTTCATCAAAGGGTTCCGTTATTTATCGGATCTAAGCATGAAGTCTCAGTTATTCGAGATATTTATGAGGAGCAGAACGGCTAA
- the tsaD gene encoding tRNA (adenosine(37)-N6)-threonylcarbamoyltransferase complex transferase subunit TsaD: MLCLGIESSCDETGLALVRDGKFIAEKLASQVDVHALFGGVVPEIASREHLRALPALFRELMQEQSLTADDIDVISVARGPGLQGCLLMGLNFAKGLALSTGASLVGVNHLWAHLMAAGLEQELQFPSLGLLVSGGHTHIYLIKSFSEFILLGRTLDDAAGEAFDKTAKLLNIPYPGGKIVDELACAGSADHKMFPIPYIKNDNLDFSFSGLKTAVAMYVQDHPELRLSAMGIPDTETEDPEITRQRNDMFASFNYSVAKTLSVKTERALERNRGVKSLIVAGGVAANSVVRTVMTKVARKFSIPLVLPSPKFCTDNGAMIAFSGYLLAKEGFRHGLNLEAIPRGRVVPEDWIRVEQM, encoded by the coding sequence ATGCTATGCCTCGGAATTGAAAGTTCATGCGATGAAACCGGATTGGCCTTGGTTCGAGATGGAAAATTTATTGCAGAAAAATTAGCTTCGCAGGTGGATGTGCACGCTCTTTTCGGTGGGGTTGTCCCTGAGATTGCGTCTAGAGAACATTTGAGAGCTCTACCTGCTTTGTTTCGTGAACTTATGCAGGAACAGTCTCTGACTGCTGATGATATTGATGTGATATCTGTTGCCCGCGGCCCTGGTCTTCAGGGATGCTTATTAATGGGGCTTAACTTTGCAAAAGGTTTGGCTCTTTCAACCGGAGCGAGCTTGGTAGGGGTTAATCATCTTTGGGCTCATCTGATGGCAGCAGGTCTTGAGCAGGAATTACAATTTCCATCGCTTGGATTACTTGTTTCTGGCGGGCATACTCATATTTATCTCATAAAAAGTTTTTCAGAATTTATTCTTTTAGGTAGAACTCTTGATGACGCAGCAGGTGAGGCTTTTGATAAGACTGCAAAATTATTGAATATTCCTTATCCGGGTGGCAAAATTGTTGATGAGTTGGCTTGCGCTGGTAGTGCAGATCATAAAATGTTCCCAATTCCTTATATTAAAAATGACAATTTGGACTTTAGTTTTAGCGGGCTGAAAACCGCGGTCGCTATGTATGTTCAGGACCATCCTGAATTGCGTCTTTCTGCGATGGGAATTCCTGATACAGAAACAGAAGATCCTGAAATAACGCGCCAAAGAAATGATATGTTTGCATCTTTCAATTACTCGGTAGCAAAAACTCTAAGTGTTAAGACTGAACGCGCACTGGAGAGGAATAGGGGAGTTAAATCCCTAATTGTTGCAGGGGGAGTTGCTGCAAACTCGGTAGTTCGTACTGTCATGACTAAAGTTGCTCGTAAGTTTTCAATTCCTCTAGTTTTGCCTTCACCTAAGTTTTGTACTGATAATGGGGCAATGATAGCGTTTTCAGGTTATCTGTTAGCTAAAGAAGGATTCAGGCATGGACTTAATCTTGAGGCTATTCCCAGAGGTAGGGTTGTTCCTGAAGATTGGATTCGTGTTGAACAAATGTAG
- the trxA gene encoding thioredoxin, with translation MSLQVTDSNFQEEVLNNDKPVLVDFWAPWCGPCRAMGPVIDELAEEFSDKIKVCKMNVDDNPSSPGKYGIRAIPTLILFKGGEIVDQTTGAVSKSSIKEMITSKAL, from the coding sequence ATGTCTTTACAGGTAACAGATTCCAATTTTCAAGAAGAAGTTCTAAATAATGATAAACCGGTTTTAGTTGATTTCTGGGCCCCATGGTGTGGACCTTGTCGCGCAATGGGTCCTGTAATCGATGAACTGGCTGAAGAATTTTCAGATAAGATTAAAGTTTGTAAGATGAATGTTGATGATAATCCTTCATCACCTGGTAAGTACGGCATTCGTGCTATTCCTACTCTCATTCTTTTTAAAGGCGGAGAAATTGTTGATCAGACTACAGGTGCTGTTTCTAAAAGCAGTATTAAGGAAATGATTACTAGCAAGGCTCTGTAA
- the trxB gene encoding thioredoxin-disulfide reductase, giving the protein MKSYDAIVIGGGPAGMAAALYLVRAGVKILVVEKLAPGGQMLLTEELENYPGFPDGIKGYELADQMSDHVKKYSFDKILDEVQQIIPGKKFHEIVVDGVHYRARTIILATGVVFRKLKVPNEEKLLGRGVSYCALCDGNFYKNKVVAVVGGGNSALEEALYLARLVKKLYLIHRRTEFRGLKCYQDKCNADPKIVPVLNSVVARIVGDNEVVGVEIKDTVTNEYSVLDVDGVFIFVGFNPVSTFFPAELQLDQSGFIKTTCEMETNIPGIFAAGDLRSKNCRQVVTAVGDGATAATAAFAYLEHNNA; this is encoded by the coding sequence ATGAAGTCCTATGACGCGATTGTTATAGGGGGCGGACCGGCCGGAATGGCGGCCGCCCTTTATCTTGTCAGGGCAGGTGTAAAAATACTTGTCGTAGAGAAGCTCGCTCCAGGTGGGCAGATGCTTCTTACAGAAGAGCTTGAAAATTATCCAGGCTTTCCAGATGGAATCAAAGGTTATGAACTTGCCGATCAAATGTCTGACCATGTTAAAAAATATTCATTTGATAAAATTTTAGATGAAGTTCAACAGATTATTCCGGGAAAAAAATTTCACGAGATTGTTGTAGATGGGGTTCATTACAGAGCTAGAACCATTATTCTTGCTACTGGTGTTGTTTTTAGAAAACTCAAAGTTCCTAACGAAGAAAAACTTCTCGGGCGCGGCGTTTCATATTGCGCTCTATGTGACGGTAATTTCTACAAGAATAAAGTCGTAGCTGTTGTCGGTGGTGGAAATTCTGCTCTTGAGGAGGCTCTTTACCTTGCAAGGCTCGTAAAGAAACTATATCTCATACATCGCAGAACAGAGTTTAGAGGGCTTAAGTGTTATCAAGATAAATGTAACGCTGATCCTAAAATAGTTCCTGTCTTAAATTCCGTAGTAGCCCGCATTGTCGGGGATAACGAAGTGGTCGGTGTCGAAATCAAGGATACTGTTACCAATGAATATTCTGTCTTAGATGTTGATGGCGTTTTTATTTTTGTAGGATTCAATCCCGTAAGTACTTTTTTCCCTGCTGAGCTTCAATTGGATCAATCCGGTTTCATCAAAACAACTTGTGAGATGGAAACCAATATTCCCGGTATTTTTGCTGCCGGAGATCTTCGGTCCAAAAATTGTCGGCAGGTAGTTACCGCAGTAGGTGACGGCGCAACTGCTGCAACAGCAGCTTTCGCTTATTTGGAACATAACAATGCGTAA
- a CDS encoding outer membrane protein assembly factor BamD — MRNRIFCFIVCLILMFCTTGCGVIDYYFLPKPEDTAQELYEAGVESMKDKDYSQASDFFAKLKDRYPFSPYTVKAEISLGDSYFLDGKFFDASEAYKEFAALHPGNEEIPYVLFQIGLSNFSIFRSIDKPQQSVSEALEFFYRVEEAYPDSKYAKSSKEYIVKCRRALADQELYIADFFWRSKKFGSAWKRYAYVVRNFKDLPKVRKYAIKQAEMSYYEYQKTLSQEEREKLQGSWKELVDWL, encoded by the coding sequence ATGCGTAATAGAATATTTTGTTTTATAGTTTGTTTGATTCTGATGTTTTGCACCACAGGATGTGGTGTTATCGATTACTATTTTCTTCCTAAACCTGAGGATACTGCGCAGGAACTTTATGAAGCCGGCGTAGAATCAATGAAGGATAAAGACTATAGTCAGGCTTCTGATTTCTTCGCGAAGTTAAAAGACAGATATCCGTTCAGCCCTTATACCGTCAAAGCTGAAATAAGCCTTGGAGATTCATATTTTTTGGATGGTAAATTCTTCGATGCTTCCGAAGCATATAAGGAATTTGCAGCTCTTCATCCCGGCAACGAAGAAATTCCATATGTTCTGTTTCAAATAGGACTAAGTAATTTTTCGATATTCAGATCGATTGATAAGCCTCAGCAAAGTGTGAGTGAGGCTCTTGAATTTTTTTATCGTGTTGAAGAAGCTTATCCTGACAGCAAATACGCAAAGTCCTCAAAAGAGTATATTGTCAAATGCCGACGGGCTCTTGCGGATCAGGAACTTTATATTGCCGACTTTTTCTGGCGATCCAAAAAATTTGGATCTGCGTGGAAAAGGTATGCTTATGTAGTCCGCAATTTTAAGGACCTTCCTAAAGTTCGTAAGTATGCAATAAAACAAGCTGAAATGTCATACTATGAATATCAGAAAACTCTCTCTCAGGAAGAGAGGGAAAAGTTGCAAGGTTCATGGAAGGAACTTGTGGACTGGTTGTAA
- a CDS encoding histidinol dehydrogenase, protein MTSDSFAFPDWLEEFQITDEIFAEAYEFVLPPQRAWMKKTIAQVYAISSPDSPQSKWTVNTWKGGFETEVANSPLDCVLMVIDKGSRSAVRILAALTPALAVGVKNIMVAFVGDGEISKSVLTGFELAGQESVVLISEDKLVELVSFVYESKVSAAILDLRSTPSDFSYSENVCYWRAPKISLISVCMDEDDPDMDVIKFAHPDVEIKETAIEDLAESGGEAAIVPAELIGEALVDFKIVLSHEQEGCWLWNSITDQFFRKNSMALTVCA, encoded by the coding sequence ATGACTTCAGATTCTTTTGCATTTCCTGATTGGCTTGAAGAATTTCAAATAACAGATGAAATTTTTGCTGAAGCTTATGAGTTTGTTTTGCCGCCCCAAAGAGCATGGATGAAGAAAACCATTGCGCAGGTGTATGCAATCAGCTCGCCTGATTCTCCGCAAAGCAAATGGACGGTTAACACTTGGAAAGGGGGGTTTGAAACTGAGGTTGCTAATTCTCCGCTTGATTGTGTCCTTATGGTTATTGATAAAGGATCACGTTCCGCTGTTAGAATTCTAGCTGCGCTCACACCGGCTTTAGCAGTCGGGGTTAAGAATATCATGGTTGCATTTGTCGGAGATGGCGAAATTTCAAAATCTGTTTTAACTGGTTTTGAGCTTGCTGGACAAGAATCAGTCGTTTTAATTTCTGAGGACAAACTTGTAGAATTAGTTTCTTTTGTTTACGAATCAAAAGTTTCGGCTGCAATTTTAGATCTTAGATCTACTCCCTCTGATTTTAGTTATTCCGAAAATGTTTGTTACTGGCGTGCTCCTAAAATATCTCTTATTTCAGTGTGTATGGATGAAGATGATCCTGATATGGACGTTATTAAATTTGCTCATCCTGATGTTGAAATCAAAGAAACTGCAATTGAAGATCTTGCAGAGTCAGGCGGCGAGGCGGCAATTGTACCCGCTGAACTTATCGGCGAAGCGCTGGTTGATTTTAAAATAGTTCTTTCGCATGAACAGGAAGGGTGCTGGTTGTGGAATAGCATTACTGATCAGTTTTTTAGAAAAAATTCTATGGCTTTGACAGTTTGTGCATAG
- the fusA gene encoding elongation factor G, which translates to MSDKSDFSSKSIGKIRNIGIIAHIDAGKTTVTERILYFSGKIHRLGEVHEGTATMDYMPEEQERGITITSAVTTCLWNKNTINIIDTPGHVDFTIEVQRSLRVLDGAVGVFCAVGGVEPQSETVWWQSESYKVPKLIFINKMDRLGADFEAVLESITDRLKANILPVQIPDGAGDEFAGVFDLIRLKKLIYDDDQNGEEFKAVNLSEEELVRVSPWREKMCDTLSEFDDDFLERYLSDAIDPEYIESVIRKATLELALVPVFAGSALKNIGIQPLMDAISKYLPSPLEVAQIKGVDPLTGVDKVVEPVVSADFQALVFKIVMDSGRKIVLMRIYSGKIATGDTVKNVTQGAVERIDRLFRMHAGRREKLDVAGVGDIVAVDGLKNSRTGDTLSTSEKTIILEQITLYKPVISLAIEPRNAEESEKLEEVLDKYLQEDPTLNLKTDEDTGQIILSGMGELHLEVALERMRREYGIAPRAGKPQVVYQEVPSVLAEAEEEFDRQVGDEKYYGYVRLSVEPSKRGEGRNVSFEIDTTVWSSECLDTVAEAIEDSLQVGVIKGFTVQDVRVRVLELKKKDTDSTTQGYHFAAGRALKKALIASSPKLMEPIMDIEISVPDDFIGDVIGLLGTKGARIENMLDRHGQKVVQALAPLSRMFGFSTELRSSTQGRAGFIMKFHNFDVLEK; encoded by the coding sequence ATGAGTGATAAATCTGATTTTTCTTCCAAGAGTATTGGTAAAATACGAAATATTGGGATTATTGCACATATTGATGCCGGTAAAACAACTGTTACCGAGCGGATACTTTATTTTTCAGGCAAGATTCACAGACTTGGAGAAGTTCATGAAGGGACTGCCACGATGGATTATATGCCAGAGGAGCAGGAACGTGGAATTACCATTACTTCCGCTGTAACTACTTGCTTATGGAATAAAAATACAATCAATATCATTGATACTCCGGGGCATGTAGATTTTACTATTGAGGTACAGCGTTCGCTTAGAGTGCTTGATGGCGCGGTCGGTGTTTTTTGTGCTGTCGGCGGTGTTGAACCTCAGTCAGAGACAGTTTGGTGGCAGAGTGAAAGTTATAAAGTTCCTAAACTGATTTTCATAAATAAAATGGACAGGCTCGGAGCAGACTTTGAAGCTGTTCTCGAATCAATAACAGATAGACTTAAAGCAAACATTCTTCCCGTCCAGATTCCAGATGGTGCTGGCGATGAATTCGCTGGAGTTTTTGATCTTATTCGTCTTAAAAAACTTATATATGATGACGATCAAAACGGAGAAGAATTTAAAGCTGTTAATCTCAGCGAAGAAGAATTGGTGCGGGTGTCTCCATGGCGTGAAAAAATGTGCGATACTCTTTCAGAGTTTGACGATGATTTTTTAGAGCGATATTTGAGCGATGCAATTGACCCAGAGTATATTGAATCTGTTATTCGAAAAGCAACTTTAGAGCTTGCACTTGTACCTGTTTTTGCCGGATCTGCTTTAAAGAATATTGGAATACAGCCCTTAATGGACGCTATAAGTAAGTATCTGCCAAGCCCTCTTGAAGTTGCACAAATTAAAGGTGTTGATCCGCTTACAGGTGTAGATAAGGTAGTAGAACCAGTTGTTTCTGCTGATTTCCAAGCTTTGGTTTTTAAGATTGTTATGGATTCTGGGCGCAAAATAGTACTCATGAGAATTTATTCAGGTAAAATAGCAACTGGTGATACGGTTAAAAACGTAACGCAGGGGGCAGTTGAGAGAATAGATCGTCTTTTCAGAATGCATGCTGGTCGCAGGGAAAAGCTGGATGTAGCGGGGGTAGGCGATATTGTCGCAGTTGACGGTCTTAAGAATTCTCGCACGGGTGATACCCTTTCGACTTCTGAAAAAACTATTATTCTTGAACAGATTACTCTGTATAAGCCTGTTATTTCATTGGCTATTGAGCCGCGCAATGCTGAAGAATCAGAAAAACTTGAAGAAGTGTTGGATAAATATCTGCAAGAAGATCCCACTTTGAATCTTAAAACAGATGAGGATACCGGACAGATAATTTTATCCGGTATGGGAGAACTTCATTTAGAAGTTGCACTTGAACGAATGCGCCGTGAATACGGGATTGCGCCTCGAGCTGGAAAGCCGCAAGTTGTCTATCAGGAAGTTCCAAGTGTTTTGGCAGAAGCTGAAGAAGAATTTGACAGACAGGTTGGTGATGAAAAATATTATGGATATGTAAGGCTGTCTGTTGAACCTTCTAAACGTGGAGAAGGGCGTAATGTCAGTTTTGAAATTGACACCACAGTGTGGTCTTCAGAATGTCTTGATACAGTCGCTGAAGCTATAGAAGACTCTTTGCAAGTAGGTGTTATAAAAGGATTTACTGTTCAGGATGTCAGGGTCCGTGTATTAGAGCTTAAAAAGAAAGACACTGATTCAACTACGCAGGGTTACCATTTTGCAGCTGGACGAGCACTCAAAAAAGCTTTAATTGCTTCATCTCCGAAACTTATGGAACCGATTATGGATATCGAAATTTCAGTTCCTGATGATTTTATCGGGGATGTTATCGGTTTGCTCGGAACTAAGGGCGCGCGTATTGAGAATATGCTTGATCGTCATGGGCAGAAAGTAGTGCAGGCTCTTGCTCCACTTAGTAGAATGTTCGGATTTTCCACAGAGTTACGCTCTTCAACTCAAGGTCGCGCAGGATTTATAATGAAGTTTCACAACTTTGATGTTCTTGAAAAGTAA
- a CDS encoding DUF2062 domain-containing protein, whose product MSKEESRYAKLKRLIRFYYLKILRLNASPYQIAMGVASGVFGGCFPVIPGLPLQTVIAVVAAFITRSNKLAAIIATWISNPFNWILFYYIQFKIGTFLLPIHVTFDPGTWQVSDFMEIGWQGITILMFGGFILAIPLSIASYFITLFFVRRHRKRKALRMMSRKN is encoded by the coding sequence ATGTCAAAAGAAGAAAGTAGGTATGCTAAGTTAAAGCGACTTATTAGATTTTACTACCTAAAAATTTTACGTCTTAATGCTTCCCCATATCAAATTGCGATGGGGGTCGCTAGCGGTGTTTTCGGAGGATGTTTTCCAGTCATCCCGGGATTACCTTTGCAGACAGTTATAGCCGTGGTAGCTGCTTTCATAACTAGAAGTAATAAGTTGGCAGCAATTATTGCAACATGGATTTCAAATCCTTTTAACTGGATTTTATTTTATTATATTCAATTTAAAATAGGTACATTCTTGCTGCCAATACATGTTACATTTGATCCAGGAACATGGCAGGTTTCAGATTTTATGGAAATAGGTTGGCAAGGGATTACTATTTTAATGTTCGGTGGCTTTATTCTGGCTATTCCCTTGTCTATAGCATCGTATTTTATTACACTCTTTTTTGTAAGAAGACATAGAAAACGTAAAGCATTACGGATGATGTCGCGCAAGAATTAG